The genomic DNA CAGTGCTTGTCGCAGCGCGGCGGTGGCCTGATCGCGGCTGATCAGGCCCGGCGCGGTCAGCAGCTCGAAGGTGAGGCCGTCGATGACTGCGTTGAGGTGGATCACCTCGAACGCGATATCGGTTGTGGGTGGCCGGAGGCCCGCGGTCGTCAGATCGTTGATGACGGTGGTCAGGAATTCCCGGATCGCAGTGGCCTGCTCGGCGACGATCCGGCCCAGACCCGGGTCATGACGGGCCTTGGCCACGAACGCCAACCAGATGCCCAATTCCCGCTCGGTGTCATCACGTAAGGGCATCAGCTCACTGACCATCGCCACCGCCCGCTG from Mycolicibacterium tokaiense includes the following:
- a CDS encoding TetR/AcrR family transcriptional regulator; translated protein: MSPVNHHERRREIAEAVWRLLQKGGVEAASVRGVIAETGLSSGSIRFFFSTQAGLHQFAMASLAERVQERIQLAAAEPDLGQRAVAMVSELMPLRDDTERELGIWLAFVAKARHDPGLGRIVAEQATAIREFLTTVINDLTTAGLRPPTTDIAFEVIHLNAVIDGLTFELLTAPGLISRDQATAALRQALLPA